The DNA region CTTCTTAGGAGCTAAAAGTAGCAGCAATACTAATAGTACAAGCATTATAAGATTAAGCAAATGTTTTTTTTACTCAAATGAATCGTTTTTTTTTCACATGGACCGATTTAGATTACAAAATCAATAGTGATCGTTCAACTTATTTGAAATAATTTGAATTGTCACGAAATTTAATTAGAAATAAATAAAGCCTTTTGAATTTTATGATCTAAAATATGTCATGACATTTGTGCCAATAGCTATGCAATCTTCAAAAGTTGAATCATTAAACATGACATAACATATTTGTGTGCTCTAAAAGTTTTCAAATTTTGAAGTTTATCATTTTTTTAGAACGGATTAAAAAAGAAAACGTGTCACATAAATCTGGAACGGAGGGATGCGAGTAGCGGTTGTTAGTCTAAGGAGATGTCTAGGAAAAGATATAAATTTTTTGTAAATGAATCGCAATATAAGTATTTAATATTTGGGAAGTCTTTGAGAGTTTTTTCCAAATCAAACGagaaaaagcaaaaaaaagaAATTTGTTGAACAGTTCTTTATGTTTTGGCATTCAAAAACAACAGActaaaataataaaaagaaatcGTCGCCTGAGAGATTCGAACTCTCGCGGGGAAACCCCATGTACTTAGCAGGCACACGCCTTAACCACTCGGCCAAAGCGACTTAATGATGTGCTGCTTCTGATTTaactaaatcatcattatcatttatGTTCTTTTCTCCATCTAGTGTTCAGTTGCGGAGTTGGAATTTTCTCTCAGAGTGttcaaaacatatgtatatatatataaagtaaacaCGCAAAGAAGTcaaggggattcaacatctactacATATACGTAAAAAATGATTTTAACCTTacatatatatagtgtaatttttcaTCAAAGGGGGTTCATAACTACTTGGATCTGCCCTAGTAATAACACATAATTTTTTCTATAATCGATAAATCTTCGAGAAGCAATGATATATAATTTGAAATTCGTTGAATAATGTGATAGTAATTCCTATACATATTTCACTTAATTAAATATTAAAATCATACTCCCtctggatcaaaaagagtgtccacttagcatTTTCTTTCTTGAGTCAAAAAGAGTGTcgacttatcaaatcaagaaataattaattttatttttcagaTTTACTCCTATTAAGCGCAtgctatgtgatcaaatctcaatacttatttaattagggacagtttagtcaaattacctatttttttaGGAGATAGTATTTTTTAAGGGATgtacaaatggctaagtggacacatTTTTAAGGGATgtacaaatggctaagtggatactctttttgatccggatgAAGTTATAAATCTAATTCGTAATATGCGATTTAGATGTCACATGCACATTTTACTTAGAAAAATTGGGATGACGGTAGTAGCGGTTTAAATCTTGTTTTTGCACTCTCCTTTTTTGTGTTGGTATAACAAAATACGTAGTTTTTGTTTTACCTATTATCAATTCTAGATTGTATGTTCCTGACACGAGTAAATCTTGAATGTATTCGCAATTTCTAGCCAGCTAATGGAAAAGACTATTCAAGAAAGATAAAGTACTTAGAGCTCGTTTGGTAGGAGGTCTAAAATAAAATAGTCATGGTATTATATGTGGTATTATTTTATATCATGTTTACTCTCTGATACTTAATTTGGGGTCAACTAATCCGGATCCCGGCTCAAAAGTCCCACTATGTGTGTAGAGCTTCCTATCAATAGAGACTCTATTCACCAGCTCAAACTCGAGACCTTTGATTAAGGAGGTACCGAGGGAGGGAATACTTACCCCACCACAACTTTTGGTAGTATAATCttatatttattatttgataatTTGAATAAACTGTTGGTGGAGCCAGAATTTTtagtatatgggttatggattataatattttttgtttaatgtgttatgaATAGACTATTTACATATATTGAATGAAGTTTTTAACATAAATACAAAGTTTGAGCCTTATAAGCTAGTGAATTTTGTTGAACCCGTAATCATAATGTTGGCTCCGCCAATGCTGTTAAGAAGGATAACGAAAATAAAACCGCATGAACCATTCAAAAGCGAAGTGATAACCAAAAATGATTTAAAAGACAGTAGACAGAAATAACTAGTAGCAATAGAAAAATTACATCAAACTCTGCTTCACAATCAAGACATAAGCACACAAAGAATATAAAAGACAGTAAAAATAAACTCCAGAACATTGGAGAAGCTGAAATGAAACAATACACCAATTAAGGTAAAACAACAACTACTAATATAGTAGGACGGAGATGAAAGATTAATTAGTTGGATGGAGGAGGTGAAAGTGTAGGAACTGTGGGAATATTTGGAAGTGAGGGCATGTTGGGAATGGCAGGCATTGGTGGCATTGTTGTAGGCAAGTTGGGAATATTTGGCAATTGTGGCATTGTTGGCTGTGGCAATGATGGGATCGTAGGCAAGTTGGGAAGTTGCATTAGGCTACGAGCAGCATTACTTGTAGATATGCTTGATAAGGACAATAATGCTATGATCACGAAAAGGATTGAGCAATTGTTGGAAGCAACCATTGTGTTAATTTGCAAGATTAATTGCTCTTTattctaaggaaattaagttgtgTTTTGATTTGAGTTTGAGTTTGATCATTTACTAAAGgggtgtgtgtatgtatatatatatatatatatatatatatatatatagggaaagTTGTTGAAATACCAGCAGGATTAGTGTATGAGATGTGAGATGATTGGTGTAGAGGCGTGACAACTCTATTGTTAGTTCACCTTCCTAAATGTTGGTTTATGGAAGATGTACGTATGAACCTTTAAGTCGAGAGGTATTCTGAAAGTTGTTATGCACAGATGAAATGTGGATCAACCATATTTGGTGGACAATTCATACAACACTAATTGATAAAATCAGTtgtatttaaatgtatttttTAAGTTTTATTCTGTATTGATTGGTGATAATGGGATTAAGATATAGTACTCCTGTACCGGTCTTCATGCACATATAGGATTCATACTATTGTCCTCATGAGTCACTaacaaaactaaaaaaaaactTAGAATTACCTACGAACTTCGTCGCTAATCTCTCCCTAAATCGCTCGTAGTTAATAGAATTTTTTGATAATCCATCGCCGAATAGAATTAACGACAAATTTTGTTGTCTACTTACAAAATTCGTCCGTAGCTAATATATGTTTTTTTAATAGTGCTGGTAGCATGTCTAATAAACCACGAAATGACTAGGAGTAACTTGTTTATTGTTTCTTTGGTTTGCTCTTTAGCTTATAGTTTCTCGGACAGAATTTTCAGTTGATCCTTCTAAATTGGTTCAACTACCTAGGAGATGTGTGCTTGCCTAATTAAGAATGGTCAAATAAGTAATGAGCTACACTATTGTGCAATATGCTTCATGGGGAGCTAATTAAACATAGCAGTAATATGAAGTAttattcctactatattaagcAAATGTTTGGATTCTTCGCCTTTTAAAAAGAAGTTAAAACTGAAATTtgaatgtggatatatatcagATTTTAATATTTGTTCATGTAATATTAATatcctctttttcttttctttaaaaaatcaAAAGGGAACCAAGTTTAAGGGGGAGGTTTACTCCTATATGCAGTCTTTTTTCACAGGGACCCATTGCTAGATTACAAAGTCAATAGTGATCATTTTGACATAATTTGAATTTAAATTAACACGAAGTTTAATCACAAAGAAATGTAGCATTTTGAATCTTTATATCATAATATTGTGTTGGTAGCTAACAACTTTCGAAAGTTATAGTCTTAAACATGACATAACATTTTGCGTGTTCTAAAAGTTTCTAATTATAGATACAATATAACGTGATAGCTAATTATTCAACTTTTAAATTATGTTATTTTTCAGAATAGATTGAATAAGAGTTATGTCACGTAAACTTGGAAAGAAGGAAGTAGTGATTATTAGTCTAAGGAGATGTCTAGGAAAAGCTGCAATAAAATTTGTGAATGAAACGTAATATAAGTGAAGATTCATTAGTATTTAATATTTAGGAATTCTTTTTCAAatcaaacgaaaaaaaaaaaaaaaaaacaagaaatttGTTTAACGTTCTTTATGTATGGCTTCCAAAAGGAAGAGatgaaaataagaaaaaagaaatcGTCGCCTGAGAGATTCGAACTCTCGCGGGGAAACCCCATGTACTTAGCAGGCACACGCCTTAACCACTCGGCCAAAGCGACTTAATGATATTGAATGGTGTTTCTGATAATTTGACTAAATCTTCACTATCATTTAAGTTCGTTTCTCCATCTAGTGTTCATCGGCGGAGTCAAAAAATTTCCTAagagggttcaaaatataaaaaaagtaaACACGCGAAGAAGTTAAagggattcaacatctactacatatacataaaaaaaatgattttaaccTTACATATATAGTGGAACTTTTCGTCAAAGGAGGTTCATAACCACTTGGCTCTGCCTTGGTAATAACACATAGGAGTATCTTTTTCTATGATCGATAAATCTTCGAGAAGCAATGATATCTAATTTGAAGTTTGGTGAGTAATGtgatattaattttttttccatCTATTTTATAACAAAATACCTAGTTTTTGTTTTACCTATTATCATTTCTAGATTGTATGCTCCCGACACGAGTAAATTTTTAATTGTATTAGCAATTTCTAGCCAGCTAATGGAAAAGAATATTCAACATAAAGTACTTAGAGCTTTGGTAGGAGGTTTTAGATAAAATAATCATAGTATTATATGTGGTATTATTTTGTACCATGTTTACAGTCCGATACTTAATTCGGGGTCGACTAATTCGGATCTCGGCCCAAAAGTTCCACTATGTGGGTAGTGCTTCTTATCAATAACAACCCCATTCACATGGCTCAAACTCGAGACCTCTGATTAAGGAGGTATCGAGGGAGGGGTACCTACCCCACCACAACCTTTGGTAGTATAATCTTATAGTTATCATTTGATAACTTGAATAAAGTGTTGGTGAAGCCAAAATTTTTAGTTTATGGGTTCTGGATTACATTAACTTTTGTATAATGTGTTATGAAtagattatttatacatattgaaTGAAGTTTTTAACACAAATGCAAAGTTTGAGCCTAAGCTACTGGATTTTGC from Lycium barbarum isolate Lr01 chromosome 10, ASM1917538v2, whole genome shotgun sequence includes:
- the LOC132613444 gene encoding protein PELPK2-like, with the protein product MVASNNCSILFVIIALLSLSSISTSNAARSLMQLPNLPTIPSLPQPTMPQLPNIPNLPTTMPPMPAIPNMPSLPNIPTVPTLSPPPSN